One window of Populus nigra chromosome 5, ddPopNigr1.1, whole genome shotgun sequence genomic DNA carries:
- the LOC133694136 gene encoding putative pentatricopeptide repeat-containing protein At1g12700, mitochondrial, producing the protein MMVFMRKSAFRASASQLQQRQMEMGIFPFLPDFPCFLFFNHHHFLTSTSTKKPSLPQKNDGFVSNNSNNVCIDDALASFYRMVRINPRPSVVEFGKFLGSFAKKKQYSTVVSLCNQMDLFGVTHNVYSLNILINCLCRLNHVDSSVSVLGKMVKLGIQPNGITFTTLLNGLCMEGKIKEAVELFNEMVRQGHEPNVISYNTIINGLCKTGNTSMAVHVFKRMEQHGCKPDVVTYSTIIDSLCKDRLVNDAMEFLSEMVERGIPPNVFTYNSIVHGFCNLGQLNEATRLFKEMVGRDVMPDTVTFTILVDGLCKEGMVSEARLVFETMTEKGVEPDIYTYSALMDRYCLQGQMNEAKKVFEIMVRKGCAPNAHSYNILINGYCKSRRMEEAKSLLAEMHHKALNPDTVTYSTLMQGLCRLGRPKEALNLFKEMCSYGLLPDMTTYSILLDGLCKHGYLDEALKLLKSMQEKKLEPDIVLCNILIEGMFIAGKLDVAKELFSKLFADGIRPDIWTYNIMIKGLLKEGLSDEAYDLFRKMEDDGFLPDSCSYNVIIQGFLQNQDSSTAIRLIDEMVGKRFSANLSTFQMLLDLESQDEIISRFMRGSSQGRKIK; encoded by the coding sequence ATGATGGTGTTCATGCGGAAAAGCGCTTTTAGAGCTTCTGCTTCTCAGCTTCAACAACGACAAATGGAAATGGgtatctttccttttcttcctgaTTTCCCTTGTTTCCTATTCTTCAATCATCACCACTTTCTTACTTCTACTTCTACAAAGAAACCTTCTTTGCCTCAAAAAAATGATGGGTTTGTTAGTAATAATAGCAATAACGTTTGTATTGATGATGCCTTAGCTTCATTCTATCGCATGGTCCGCATCAATCCTAGACCTTCTGTTGTGGAGTTTGGCAAATTCTTAGGCTcctttgccaaaaaaaaacagtacTCTACTGTTGTCTCTTTGTGCAATCAAATGGATTTGTTTGGAGTCACCCACAATGTTTATTCTCTAAATATATTGATTAACTGCCTTTGTCGCTTGAACCATGTGGATTCTTCTGTCTCTGTCTTGGGTAAGATGGTCAAACTGGGTATTCAACCTAATGGTATCACATTCACTACTCTGCTTAATGGGCTCTGCATGGAGGGAAAGATTAAAGAAGCAGTAGAGTTGTTTAATGAGATGGTACGGCAAGGGCATGAGCCCAATGTAATTAGCTATAATACTATAATCAATGGTTTGTGCAAAACTGGCAACACCAGTATGGCTGTTCACGTGTTCAAGAGGATGGAACAACATGGGTGTAAACCAGATGTGGTGACATATAGTACAATCATAGACAGCCTTTGCAAAGATAGGCTAGTTAATGATGCCATGGAATTCTTATCTGAAATGGTGGAGAGGGGCATTCCACCAAATGTTTTTACTTACAACTCTATAGTCCATGGTTTTTGCAATTTAGGACAACTGAATGAAGCTACTAGACTGTTCAAAGAAATGGTTGGTAGGGATGTTATGCCAGATACAGTGACCTTCACTATTTTGGTTGATGGGCTGTGCAAAGAAGGAATGGTTTCAGAAGCTCGGCTTGTCTTTGAAACAATGACTGAAAAAGGTGTAGAGCCAGATATTTACACTTACAGTGCTTTGATGGATCGGTACTGTTTACAAGGCCAAATGAATGAGGCCAAGAAGGTATTTGAAATCATGGTTCGCAAGGGTTGTGCACCTAATGCACAtagttacaacatcttgatcaATGGATATTGCAAAAGTAGAAGGATGGAGGAGGCAAAATCACTCCTTGCTGAAATGCATCATAAAGCATTGAATCCTGATACTGTCACCTACAGCACTCTTATGCAAGGTCTGTGCCGATTAGGAAGACCTAAGGAAGCTCTCAATCTTTTCAAGGAGATGTGTTCTTATGGCCTGCTTCCTGATATGACGACTTACTCGATTTTGCTAGATGGCTTATGCAAACATGGATATTTGGATGAGGCATTAAAATTGCTCAAGTCAATGCAAGAGAAGAAACTAGAACCTGATATCGTCCTTTGTAATATTCTCATTGAAGGCATGTTTATCGCTGGGAAGCTTGATGTTGCGAAGGAACTATTTTCCAAGCTTTTTGCGGATGGAATACGGCCTGATATATGGACATACAATATCATGATCAAGGGACTGCTGAAAGAGGGGCTGTCAGATGAAGCATAcgatttatttagaaaaatggaAGATGATGGCTTCTTGCCAGACAGTTGCTCATACAATGTTATCATTCAaggatttcttcaaaatcaggACTCATCAACTGCTATACGACTTATTGATGAAATGGTTGGTAAAAGATTCTCGGCGAATTTATCTACATTTCAGATGTTATTGGATTTAGAATCTCAAGATGAAATCATAAGCCGATTTATGCGTGGAAGCTCTCAAGGTAGAAAAATAAAGTGA
- the LOC133694033 gene encoding uncharacterized protein LOC133694033: MIPACFSNPSTLSSASQVPQNLISCIYQTQLGNSPTYLTLAWSKTLFSHSLTIYAADSFSITISLYPSAFSLFRNKPGSKSIYLTHHHYKKIKLYWDFTRAEFTHNSAEPESRFYIAISCNARLEFLLGDLCPELTRRSGLVIARQLGEPALLSRREHVFGLRSYVSRANFLGSKHEIEIECGGGVLVVKVDGEISLVIKRLAWKFRGNERIQVGGLEVEFFWDVFNWVNNNNNCNNYNSLGSAAKGHGVFIFQVGDGGVWPEMVGPENRLIRKSMSMAGPTSTPRPMSLSSPSPSCSSVLQWAEESGDCGRSSCSSSTTRSCGSNSGGFSLLLYAWRKD; this comes from the coding sequence ATGATCCCAGCATGTTTCAGCAATCCCAGCACGCTCTCAAGTGCCTCTCAAGTGCCTCAAAATCTCATATCATGTATCTACCAGACTCAGCTCGGCAACTCACCAACCTATCTCACACTCGCTTGGTCAAAAACCCTCTTCTCTCACTCCCTAACCATCTACGCAGCTGATTCTTTCTCCATCACCATCTCTTTGTACCCATCAGCCTTTTCTCTCTTTAGAAACAAACCAGGCTCCAAATCCATCTACTTGACCCACcaccattataaaaaaatcaagctttaCTGGGACTTCACTAGAGCTGAATTCACTCACAACTCGGCGGAGCCGGAATCTCGCTTCTACATTGCCATTTCTTGCAATGCAAGATTGGAATTCTTGCTAGGTGATCTGTGCCCTGAGTTGACTAGGAGGTCCGGGCTGGTCATAGCTCGCCAACTGGGTGAACCGGCTCTGTTGTCTCGGAGGGAGCATGTGTTTGGGCTCAGGAGTTATGTGTCCAGGGCTAATTTCTTGGGGTCCaagcatgaaattgaaatagAGTGCGGTGGGGGTGTGCTTGTAGTAAAAGTTGATGGTGAAATTAGTCTTGTTATCAAGAGGTTGGCTTGGAAATTTAGAGGCAATGAAAGAATTCAAGTTGGCGGGCTAGAAGTTGAATTCTTTTGGGATGTGTTCAATTGggtcaacaacaacaacaattgtaACAATTACAACAGTCTTGGCAGTGCTGCCAAAGGTCATggtgtgtttatttttcaagttggtGATGGTGGAGTGTGGCCTGAAATGGTTGGTCCAGAGAATAGATTGATCAGGAAGAGCATGTCCATGGCGGGGCCAACATCGACTCCGCGGCCAATGTCCTTGTCATCGCCTTCTCCGTCGTGCTCTAGTGTGTTGCAATGGGCTGAGGAGAGTGGTGATTGTGGGAGAAGCTCATGCTCTTCATCCACTACCAGGTCATGTGGGAGCAATAGTGGAGGGTTCTCTTTGCTGTTGTATGCTTGGAGGAAGGATTGA
- the LOC133693306 gene encoding uncharacterized protein LOC133693306: MSLAVVNETTVTTFVEDMKAFENCVKECFEMLDVDGDGVLSRSELREGFCKLMSLGHESSKKEKIDHLFDTIFDRFDEDQNGSIDPREFKCLIRELMFAMGRGLGNSPVLVALEIDSLLMKAVEHEFGRI; encoded by the coding sequence ATGAGTTTAGCTGTCGTCAACGAGACAACAGTGACAACATTTGTCGAAGACATGAAAGCATTCGAGAACTGTGTCAAGGAATGTTTCGAGATGCTTGATGTAGATGGGGATGGAGTGCTTTCACGATCTGAGCTTCGTGAGGGATTTTGTAAACTCATGTCATTAGGGCATGAATCCAGCAAGAAAGAGAAGATTGACCATCTTTTCGATACCATTTTCGACAGGTTTGATGAGGATCAAAATGGGAGTATCGATCCTCGAGAGTTCAAGTGCTTGATTAGGGAGCTCATGTTTGCAATGGGACGTGGGCTGGGTAATTCTCCAGTTCTGGTGGCTCTAGAAATAGATAGCTTGCTTATGAAGGCTGTGGAGCATGAATTTGGCCGGATATGA